The Athalia rosae chromosome 7, iyAthRosa1.1, whole genome shotgun sequence genome window below encodes:
- the LOC125501706 gene encoding uncharacterized protein LOC125501706 isoform X2 translates to MNEKMTLTFHSPIMEEVERGLFSEGLEQRKEAFKGDKELMRETTRFVTDVIETATNEASKRKCLQSDFQADEGSSLRGGDRLNGWNSRARGFCSRILNAVCPCITANGSPKKSQF, encoded by the exons atgaatgagaaaatgacTTTGACATTCCACTCTCCTATAATGGAGGAAGTTGAGAGAGGGCTGTTTTCCGAAGGCTTGGAACAGCGCAAGGAAGCGTTCAAGGGAGACAAGGAATTGATGAGGGAAACCACGAGGTTCGTCACCGACGTCATCGAAACTGCTACCAACGAAGCTTCGAAAAGGAAATGCCTCCAATCG GATTTCCAGGCAGATGAAG GAAGTAGTTTGAGAGGTGGCGATCGCTTGAATGGCTGGAACTCGAGGGCTCGTGGCTTCTGCAGTCGAATCCTGAACGCAGTTTGCCCCTGCATTACGGCCAATG gGTCTCCCAAAAAAAGCCAATTTTAA
- the LOC125501706 gene encoding uncharacterized protein LOC125501706 isoform X1, whose translation MNEKMTLTFHSPIMEEVERGLFSEGLEQRKEAFKGDKELMRETTRFVTDVIETATNEASKRKCLQSDFQADEGSSLRGGDRLNGWNSRARGFCSRILNAVCPCITANEFISWATYRFTRP comes from the exons atgaatgagaaaatgacTTTGACATTCCACTCTCCTATAATGGAGGAAGTTGAGAGAGGGCTGTTTTCCGAAGGCTTGGAACAGCGCAAGGAAGCGTTCAAGGGAGACAAGGAATTGATGAGGGAAACCACGAGGTTCGTCACCGACGTCATCGAAACTGCTACCAACGAAGCTTCGAAAAGGAAATGCCTCCAATCG GATTTCCAGGCAGATGAAG GAAGTAGTTTGAGAGGTGGCGATCGCTTGAATGGCTGGAACTCGAGGGCTCGTGGCTTCTGCAGTCGAATCCTGAACGCAGTTTGCCCCTGCATTACGGCCAATG AATTTATCAGCTGGGCAACATATCGCTTCACGAGACCTTAA
- the LOC105683268 gene encoding uncharacterized protein LOC105683268 — MDIKSVSEALAAQKLDHEKSIENFNSELRGCRAAGYRKRAEIRNDVDEIVNTSETNMAEYFKESIVRQDLLRLETREVEERLKELRHDDILAEKVLKDKRCRVESDLLNQVARYDNDIGDRHSSMENFSEIHRALKSERKALEDDVMVNLRTLHDELQLEKAETLLKIRNEKVERFVRNRAAIVVQRAWRAFSQRRWAKKKKKSRKK; from the exons ATGGACATCAAAA GCGTGAGCGAGGCTCTTGCTGCCCAGAAATTGGACCatgaaaaatcgattgaaaacTTTAATTCGGAACTGCGGGGGTGTCGAGCTGCCGGTTATCGGAAGAGGGCCGAAATTAGGAATGACGTGGATGAGATAGT AAACACATCGGAGACCAACATGGccgaatatttcaaagaatcaATCGTCAGACAAGACCTGCTTCGTTTGGAGACTCGGGAGGTCGAGGAGAGATTGAAAGAATTACGCCACGATGATATCCTCGCGGAAAAAGTACTCAAGGATAAacg ATGCCGCGTTGAATCGGATCTACTGAATCAGGTTGCGAGGTACGACAATGACATCGGAGATCGTCACAGCAgcatggagaatttttcggaaaTACATCGCGCCCTGAAATCCGAGAGAAAAGCGCTTGAG GATGACGTGATGGTGAATCTCCGCACTCTGCACGACGAGCTGCAGTTGGAAAAAGCGGAAACATTGCTCAAAATTCGTAACGAAAAGGTTGAAAGGTTCGTCAGAAATAGAGCTGCTATAGTCGTCCAAAGAGCATGGCGAGCGTTTTCGCAGCGTCGCtgggcgaagaagaagaagaaatcgaGAAAGAAGTAA